The proteins below come from a single Pandoraea apista genomic window:
- a CDS encoding prephenate dehydrogenase, with product MSLNKLVICGVGLIGGSLARALKVAGVVKEVVGVGRSEASLARACELGVIDRAAVSMADAMTGADVVVLAAPVAQTPALLAAIRPYLGGQTIVTDAGSTKTDAVAAAKVALSDEVWRFVPGHPIAGAELSGVDAAKADLYLDRRVVLCPQAGNRSEDVARVRAMWEATGARVSEMSETQHDRVFASVSHLPHVLSYALIAQILEAPDAALKLGFAGGGFRDFTRIAASNPEMWRDICVANREALLAELDGYLATLGRLRELIDAGDGAGLEAVFARTSQARTDWAKQQEK from the coding sequence ATGAGTCTGAATAAACTCGTCATCTGCGGTGTCGGGCTGATCGGCGGTTCGCTGGCGCGCGCGCTTAAGGTGGCAGGCGTGGTCAAGGAAGTTGTGGGTGTCGGGCGTAGCGAAGCGTCGCTCGCGCGGGCCTGCGAACTCGGCGTGATCGATCGCGCTGCCGTGTCGATGGCCGATGCGATGACCGGCGCCGACGTGGTCGTGCTCGCGGCGCCCGTCGCGCAGACGCCAGCCTTGCTTGCGGCGATTCGTCCGTATCTTGGTGGTCAGACGATCGTGACCGATGCGGGTAGCACGAAGACCGATGCTGTCGCCGCCGCGAAGGTGGCGTTGAGCGACGAAGTTTGGCGTTTCGTGCCGGGGCATCCGATTGCCGGCGCGGAGTTGTCGGGTGTCGACGCAGCGAAGGCCGATTTGTATCTCGACCGGCGCGTGGTGCTTTGTCCGCAAGCGGGCAATCGCAGTGAAGATGTCGCTCGTGTGCGCGCGATGTGGGAAGCGACCGGCGCGCGTGTCTCGGAAATGTCCGAGACGCAACATGATCGCGTTTTCGCATCGGTGAGTCACTTGCCGCATGTATTGTCGTATGCGCTCATCGCACAGATTCTCGAAGCCCCCGATGCTGCCTTGAAATTGGGTTTTGCCGGTGGCGGTTTTCGCGATTTCACGCGTATTGCCGCATCGAATCCAGAAATGTGGCGCGATATCTGTGTGGCCAATCGCGAGGCATTGCTCGCCGAACTCGATGGCTACCTCGCCACACTCGGTAGGCTGCGTGAATTGATCGATGCCGGCGATGGCGCCGGTCTGGAAGCCGTGTTCGCTCGCACCAGTCAGGCGCGAACGGATTGGGCCAAGCAACAGGAAAAGTAA
- the pheA gene encoding prephenate dehydratase: MDDDLNASLRPLREKIDAIDAQLLKLLNQRAAIALEVGEVKKRFGAPVFRPERELQVISRLQQANDGPLYGDNLAAIWREIMSASRALEKVMTVAYLGPAGTYSEQAAFAYFGQSVKGLPCPSLDEVFRAVEAGSADFGVVPVENSTEGVVSRTLDLLLQSPLTIGGEVALPIHHNLMSQSGTLDDVTRICSHAQSLAQCQHWLTAHFPQLERQAVSSNAEAARLASADPTIAAIAGDSAATQYGLQIAFSHVQDDPHNRTRFVVIGTQDPAPSGHDQTSLILSVPNRAGAVVALLEPLASNGVSMTRFESRPAKSGAWEYYFYVDFEGHRDDPNVARALDVLRQNAAYCKVLGSYPRSA; the protein is encoded by the coding sequence ATGGATGACGATCTGAACGCATCGCTGCGCCCTTTGCGCGAGAAAATCGATGCTATCGACGCGCAGCTTTTGAAGCTGCTCAATCAACGTGCGGCCATCGCCCTGGAAGTGGGCGAGGTCAAGAAGCGCTTCGGAGCGCCGGTGTTCCGGCCCGAGCGCGAGTTGCAAGTGATTTCCCGTTTGCAACAAGCCAATGACGGCCCGTTGTATGGCGACAATCTGGCGGCGATCTGGCGCGAAATCATGTCGGCCAGTCGCGCGCTCGAGAAGGTCATGACGGTTGCCTATCTTGGCCCGGCAGGAACTTACAGCGAACAGGCAGCCTTCGCGTACTTCGGTCAGAGCGTGAAGGGCTTGCCGTGCCCGTCGCTCGACGAAGTGTTTCGTGCCGTCGAGGCGGGCAGCGCGGACTTCGGCGTGGTGCCGGTCGAGAACTCGACCGAGGGGGTGGTCTCGCGTACGCTTGATCTGCTACTGCAGAGCCCGCTGACGATCGGCGGTGAAGTGGCCCTGCCGATTCATCATAATTTGATGTCGCAATCCGGCACGCTTGATGACGTGACCCGGATATGCTCGCACGCTCAGTCGCTTGCGCAATGCCAGCACTGGTTGACGGCACATTTCCCGCAACTGGAGCGACAAGCCGTATCGAGCAATGCCGAGGCGGCGCGCCTGGCGTCGGCCGACCCCACGATCGCCGCTATCGCAGGTGATTCGGCAGCTACCCAGTACGGACTGCAAATCGCGTTTTCACATGTGCAGGACGATCCGCACAACCGTACGCGTTTCGTTGTGATCGGTACGCAAGACCCGGCACCGAGCGGTCACGATCAGACGTCGCTGATTCTCTCCGTGCCGAACCGTGCCGGTGCCGTGGTGGCATTGCTGGAACCGCTCGCGAGCAATGGCGTGTCAATGACGCGTTTCGAATCGCGCCCAGCCAAGAGCGGCGCGTGGGAGTACTACTTCTACGTCGACTTCGAAGGGCATCGCGACGATCCTAACGTCGCCAGGGCGCTCGACGTGCTTCGTCAGAATGCGGCCTACTGCAAGGTGCTCGGGTCGTACCCGCGCTCCGCGTAA
- the serC gene encoding 3-phosphoserine/phosphohydroxythreonine transaminase has translation MTRAFNFSAGPAALPAEVLAQAAEEMLDWHGAGMGVMEMSHRGREFMSILAQAQADLRELLAVPDNYRILFMQGGALAENAIIPMNLLGGARAGERQTADYVVTGSWSVKSQKEARKYCDVNIAANTESDKFTRLPKVDEWQLSKDPAYVHICTNETIHGVEYFWTPDLATAGLPNTPLVADVSSHILSRPMDVSKFGVMYGGAQKNIGPSGLTLVIVRDDLLGRSLPITPSAFDWKIVAENDSMFNTPPTYAIYIAGLVFQWLKRQGGLAAMDAQNKAKAQLLYGYLDGSDFYRTSVEKDCRSRMNVPFFLHDDALNEAFLAGARERGLLQLKGHKSVGGMRASIYNAMPLAGVEALVDYLREFERSRG, from the coding sequence ATGACGCGCGCTTTCAATTTTTCCGCCGGACCGGCGGCGCTGCCTGCCGAGGTGCTTGCACAGGCCGCTGAGGAAATGCTCGATTGGCATGGGGCCGGCATGGGCGTGATGGAGATGAGCCATCGCGGTCGCGAGTTCATGAGCATTCTGGCGCAGGCGCAGGCTGACCTGCGCGAACTGCTGGCCGTGCCCGACAACTACCGTATCTTGTTCATGCAAGGCGGGGCGCTGGCGGAGAACGCCATCATCCCGATGAACTTGCTGGGCGGCGCACGGGCAGGTGAGCGTCAGACGGCGGATTACGTCGTCACGGGCTCGTGGTCGGTCAAGTCGCAGAAGGAGGCGCGCAAGTATTGCGACGTCAACATCGCTGCGAATACCGAGTCCGACAAATTTACGCGGTTGCCGAAGGTGGACGAATGGCAACTGTCGAAGGATCCGGCGTACGTGCACATCTGCACGAACGAGACCATCCACGGCGTCGAGTATTTCTGGACCCCCGATCTGGCGACGGCTGGTTTGCCGAACACGCCGCTCGTGGCCGATGTCTCGTCGCACATCCTCTCGCGCCCGATGGACGTGTCGAAGTTCGGCGTGATGTATGGCGGCGCGCAGAAGAATATTGGCCCATCGGGGCTCACGCTCGTGATCGTGCGCGATGACTTGCTCGGCCGTTCGTTGCCAATCACGCCCAGCGCGTTCGATTGGAAGATCGTTGCCGAAAACGATTCGATGTTCAATACGCCGCCGACTTACGCGATTTACATTGCGGGTCTCGTATTCCAATGGCTCAAGCGTCAGGGCGGTCTGGCGGCCATGGACGCGCAGAACAAAGCCAAAGCCCAGCTACTGTACGGCTATCTGGACGGCAGCGATTTTTACCGGACATCGGTGGAGAAGGATTGCCGGTCGCGTATGAACGTGCCGTTTTTCCTGCACGACGACGCATTGAACGAAGCATTCCTGGCCGGCGCTCGCGAGCGCGGTCTGCTGCAACTCAAGGGCCACAAGTCCGTGGGGGGTATGCGTGCCTCGATCTACAACGCGATGCCGCTTGCAGGTGTCGAGGCGCTGGTCGACTATCTGCGCGAATTCGAGCGCAGCCGCGGCTGA
- a CDS encoding DUF2059 domain-containing protein: MQRNVKKWMWLLLAAPAMAMAQQSAPLDADKKAAIKELLDAIDANKLVAAIGEGAAAQAKQMAPQVLERQLVQNKTLSDAQKQSIVPTLEQNSVQKLVDGAGKVFTSDAFKNDAVQAQYSAYGKYYTTDEIKGLTAFYKSPVGQKYIKVQDQVGQEVVGGLMQKYMPQSIDATSKQADAEIAAAAKSAPKAPAKK, translated from the coding sequence ATGCAACGCAACGTCAAGAAGTGGATGTGGCTGCTGCTCGCAGCACCGGCAATGGCAATGGCCCAGCAGAGCGCACCGCTCGACGCCGACAAGAAGGCAGCCATCAAGGAACTGCTCGACGCCATCGACGCGAACAAGCTCGTCGCCGCCATTGGCGAAGGTGCCGCAGCGCAGGCCAAGCAAATGGCCCCGCAAGTGCTGGAGCGCCAACTGGTTCAGAACAAGACGTTGAGCGACGCGCAGAAGCAGTCGATCGTGCCGACGCTGGAGCAGAACTCCGTGCAGAAGCTGGTGGACGGCGCTGGCAAGGTCTTCACGAGCGACGCCTTTAAGAACGACGCGGTGCAGGCGCAGTACAGCGCTTATGGCAAGTACTACACCACCGACGAAATCAAGGGTCTGACGGCGTTCTATAAGAGCCCGGTCGGCCAGAAGTACATCAAGGTGCAGGATCAGGTTGGCCAGGAAGTGGTTGGCGGCCTGATGCAGAAGTACATGCCGCAATCGATCGACGCGACCAGCAAGCAAGCTGACGCAGAGATCGCTGCGGCAGCCAAGTCGGCACCGAAGGCACCTGCGAAGAAGTAA
- the gyrA gene encoding DNA gyrase subunit A, with the protein MDQFAKETLPISLEEEMRRSYLDYAMSVIVGRALPDVRDGLKPVHRRALFAMHELNNDWNRAYKKSARIVGDVIGKYHPHGDASVYHTIVRMAQPFSLRYMLVDGQGNFGSVDGDNAAAMRYTEVRMAKIGHELLADIDKETVDFGPNYDGSEKEPLILPARIPNLLLNGSSGIAVGMATNIPPHNLNEVVDACLHVLQNPDATVDELIEIIPAPDFPTAGIIYGISGVREGYRTGRGRVVMRAKTHFEDIDRGQRVAIIVDELPYQVNKRSLLERIAELVNEKRLEGISDIRDESDKSGMRVVIELKRGEVPEVVLNNLYKHTQLQDTFGMNMVALVDGQPKLLNLREMLVHFLSHRREVITRRTVYELRRARERGHVLEGLAVALANIDDFIAIIKAAPTPPIAKAALMEKAWDSSVVRDMLSRAETESQGGREAFRPEGLDPAVGMQADGMYRLSETQAQEILQMRLQRLTGLEQDKIVSEYKEVMAQIADLLDILARPARVTAIISEELTAVRAEFGDARRSTIEHNATELDTEDLITPQDMVVTLSHSGYIKSMPLSEYRAQKRGGRGKQAAATKDDDWIDTLFIANTHDTILCFSNRGRVYWIKVYEVPQGSRNSRGRPIVNMFPLQDGEKINVVLPVKEYTEDRFVFMATSLGTVKKTPLAAFSRPLKKGIIAVNLDDGDVLIGAAITDGAHDVMLFSDSGKAVRFDENDVRPMGREARGVRGMQLEDGQTVIALLVAENEQQSVLTATENGYGKRTSITEYTRHGRGTKGMIAIQTSERNGRVVAATLVEPDDEIMLITTGGVLIRTRVSEIREMGRATQGVTLISLDEGTTLSGLQRIVESDAEVVENGDVQGDDETPETDVTE; encoded by the coding sequence ATGGATCAGTTCGCCAAAGAAACTCTCCCGATTTCGCTCGAAGAAGAAATGCGGCGGTCGTATCTCGATTACGCCATGAGCGTGATCGTCGGCCGCGCTTTGCCGGACGTGCGTGACGGCCTGAAGCCAGTTCATCGCCGCGCACTGTTCGCCATGCACGAGTTGAACAACGACTGGAACCGGGCGTACAAGAAATCGGCACGTATCGTCGGTGATGTCATCGGTAAATACCACCCGCACGGCGACGCCTCTGTATACCACACCATCGTTCGTATGGCCCAGCCGTTTTCGCTGCGCTATATGCTGGTCGACGGCCAAGGCAATTTCGGGTCGGTCGACGGCGATAACGCCGCTGCAATGCGATACACCGAAGTGCGCATGGCCAAGATCGGCCACGAACTGCTCGCTGACATCGACAAGGAGACCGTCGACTTCGGTCCGAACTACGATGGCAGCGAAAAGGAACCGCTGATCCTGCCGGCCCGTATCCCGAACCTGCTGCTCAACGGTTCATCGGGGATTGCGGTCGGCATGGCGACGAACATCCCGCCTCATAACCTGAACGAAGTTGTCGATGCCTGTCTGCATGTGCTGCAGAACCCGGATGCCACCGTCGACGAGCTGATCGAGATCATTCCGGCGCCGGACTTCCCGACCGCCGGCATCATCTACGGCATTTCCGGTGTGCGTGAAGGCTATCGCACCGGCCGTGGCCGTGTGGTGATGCGAGCGAAGACTCACTTCGAAGATATCGATCGCGGTCAGCGCGTGGCGATCATCGTCGACGAGTTGCCGTATCAGGTGAACAAGCGCTCACTGCTCGAGCGGATCGCCGAACTGGTCAACGAGAAGCGTCTTGAGGGTATCTCCGATATTCGTGACGAGTCCGACAAGAGCGGTATGCGCGTCGTGATCGAACTCAAGCGTGGCGAAGTACCTGAGGTCGTTCTCAACAATCTCTATAAGCACACGCAACTGCAAGACACGTTCGGCATGAATATGGTGGCGCTGGTCGACGGCCAGCCCAAACTGCTGAACCTGCGCGAAATGCTGGTGCATTTCCTCTCGCATCGTCGCGAAGTGATTACTCGCCGCACGGTCTATGAGCTGCGCCGTGCTCGCGAGCGCGGCCACGTGCTCGAAGGTCTGGCGGTAGCGCTCGCTAACATCGACGACTTCATCGCGATTATCAAGGCCGCTCCGACGCCCCCGATCGCGAAGGCTGCGTTGATGGAGAAGGCATGGGATTCGTCGGTGGTACGCGACATGTTGTCGCGGGCAGAGACCGAGTCGCAGGGGGGGCGTGAAGCCTTCCGTCCGGAGGGGCTCGACCCCGCAGTCGGCATGCAGGCGGACGGCATGTACCGCCTGTCGGAGACGCAGGCGCAGGAAATCCTGCAGATGCGTCTGCAACGCCTGACCGGTCTGGAACAGGACAAGATCGTCTCCGAGTACAAGGAAGTGATGGCGCAGATCGCCGACCTGCTCGACATTCTGGCGCGTCCGGCACGTGTGACGGCCATCATCAGTGAAGAGCTGACGGCCGTGCGCGCAGAGTTCGGCGATGCTCGCCGCTCGACTATCGAACACAATGCTACCGAACTCGACACGGAAGATCTGATTACCCCGCAGGACATGGTCGTGACGCTGTCGCACTCGGGCTATATCAAGTCGATGCCGTTGTCCGAGTATCGCGCCCAGAAGCGTGGCGGACGCGGCAAGCAGGCGGCGGCCACGAAGGACGACGACTGGATCGACACGTTGTTCATTGCGAATACGCACGACACGATCCTCTGCTTCTCGAACCGTGGCCGTGTGTACTGGATCAAGGTTTATGAGGTGCCGCAGGGTTCGCGGAACTCGCGCGGTCGTCCGATCGTCAATATGTTCCCGTTGCAGGACGGTGAGAAGATCAACGTGGTACTGCCGGTCAAGGAGTACACCGAAGATCGCTTCGTGTTCATGGCAACGAGCTTGGGAACGGTCAAGAAGACGCCGCTCGCGGCTTTCAGCCGTCCGCTCAAGAAGGGCATCATCGCGGTCAACCTCGATGATGGCGATGTGCTGATCGGCGCGGCCATCACCGACGGTGCGCACGACGTCATGTTGTTCTCGGACAGCGGCAAGGCGGTGCGTTTCGACGAAAACGATGTGCGCCCGATGGGACGTGAGGCACGCGGCGTTCGCGGCATGCAGCTCGAAGACGGTCAAACGGTCATCGCGCTGCTGGTCGCCGAGAACGAACAGCAGTCGGTGCTTACGGCCACCGAAAATGGCTACGGCAAGCGCACTTCGATCACCGAATATACGCGCCATGGCCGTGGCACTAAGGGTATGATTGCGATCCAGACGAGCGAGCGCAACGGCCGGGTGGTCGCGGCGACGCTGGTTGAGCCGGATGACGAGATCATGCTGATCACGACTGGCGGGGTGCTGATCCGTACGCGTGTTTCAGAAATTCGCGAAATGGGCCGGGCCACGCAAGGGGTGACGCTGATCAGCCTGGATGAAGGCACGACGCTCTCAGGCCTGCAACGCATCGTTGAGTCCGACGCCGAAGTTGTCGAGAATGGCGACGTGCAGGGCGACGATGAGACGCCGGAAACGGATGTCACGGAGTAA
- the ompA gene encoding outer membrane protein OmpA: MNKFAKLAIVAATAVMAASAMAQNYVQTAPGPIAASKQAVNDNWVNGSGEWVWKNGSDELCWRDAYWTPATANAKCDGSIIAQAPAPAPTPVAPVAPVSQKVTYQADALFDFDKAILKPEGKAKLDDLAGKVQALNLEVVVATGYTDRIGSDKYNDRLSLRRAQAVKAYLVSKGVEANRVYTEGKGKRNPVTTGCNQKNRGQLIKCLAPDRRVEVEVVGTNK; this comes from the coding sequence ATGAATAAATTCGCTAAGCTCGCGATCGTTGCAGCTACCGCAGTGATGGCTGCTTCGGCTATGGCCCAAAACTACGTCCAGACCGCTCCGGGCCCGATTGCGGCCTCGAAGCAAGCAGTCAACGACAACTGGGTGAACGGCAGCGGCGAGTGGGTTTGGAAGAACGGCTCGGACGAACTCTGCTGGCGCGATGCCTACTGGACCCCGGCCACGGCCAATGCCAAGTGCGATGGCTCGATCATCGCTCAGGCCCCGGCACCGGCACCGACCCCGGTCGCTCCGGTGGCTCCGGTCTCGCAGAAGGTGACCTATCAGGCTGACGCCCTGTTCGATTTCGACAAGGCTATCCTGAAGCCGGAAGGCAAGGCCAAGCTGGACGACCTGGCTGGCAAGGTTCAGGCTCTGAACCTCGAAGTCGTGGTTGCCACGGGCTACACCGACCGCATCGGTTCGGACAAGTACAACGACCGCCTGTCGCTGCGTCGTGCTCAAGCTGTGAAGGCCTACCTGGTCAGCAAGGGCGTCGAAGCTAACCGCGTGTACACGGAAGGCAAGGGCAAGCGTAACCCGGTGACGACTGGTTGCAACCAGAAGAACCGCGGTCAGCTGATCAAGTGCCTGGCACCGGATCGTCGCGTGGAAGTCGAAGTCGTCGGCACGAACAAGTAA
- a CDS encoding EVE domain-containing protein, translating into MTQRYWLMKSEPEEASIDDLASASHQTLPWTGVRNYQARNFMRDNMQVGDGVLFYHSSCAAPGIAGLATVASTPYPDPTQFDPKSPYFDPKSTPESPRWLLVDVKLDRKTRLVPLTEMRQTPELDGMLVLARGNRLSITPVSPEHWKFITKHLLKA; encoded by the coding sequence ATGACGCAACGTTACTGGTTGATGAAGTCCGAACCCGAGGAGGCGAGCATCGACGATCTCGCCAGCGCCAGCCATCAGACCCTTCCGTGGACCGGTGTGCGCAACTATCAGGCGCGCAATTTCATGCGCGACAACATGCAAGTGGGCGACGGTGTGCTCTTCTACCATTCAAGCTGTGCGGCACCCGGTATCGCCGGCCTCGCGACGGTTGCCTCGACGCCCTATCCCGATCCCACCCAGTTTGACCCGAAAAGTCCGTACTTCGATCCCAAGTCGACGCCGGAATCGCCGCGTTGGTTGCTGGTCGACGTCAAACTCGATCGCAAAACACGGCTCGTGCCTCTCACCGAAATGCGCCAGACACCCGAGCTGGACGGCATGCTCGTTCTGGCACGCGGTAACCGCCTGTCGATCACCCCAGTCTCGCCTGAGCATTGGAAGTTCATCACCAAGCACTTACTTAAAGCTTAG
- a CDS encoding SIMPL domain-containing protein (The SIMPL domain is named for its presence in mouse protein SIMPL (signalling molecule that associates with mouse pelle-like kinase). Bacterial member BP26, from Brucella, was shown to assemble into a channel-like structure, while YggE from E. coli has been associated with resistance to oxidative stress.) — protein sequence MRKSLAAALLIATAANAAYAQSGDDANRQVSGVLGLEAHATKEVEQDTVHITMSAQEQGPDAATVSRNLTQKANSAMSVAKGQSGVQVQTGNVSLYPTTNRDGKITAWRGRTELQMTSRDFGAASRLASQISNQMQMDGVSFSLSREAQEKTQAELTNQAIQAFRDQAQNNTKAFGYSSYTIRQVQVGSNAPMMPRPYAMKAMAMSADAAAAPPMQLEGGKTQVTVTVSGTVQMK from the coding sequence ATGCGCAAATCTCTCGCTGCTGCTCTTCTGATTGCCACCGCCGCCAATGCAGCCTACGCCCAGTCGGGTGACGACGCGAACCGTCAGGTTTCGGGCGTGTTGGGTCTTGAAGCGCACGCCACGAAGGAAGTCGAACAGGACACCGTGCACATCACGATGTCTGCCCAGGAGCAGGGGCCGGATGCGGCCACCGTGTCGCGCAACCTCACGCAAAAGGCCAATAGCGCGATGTCCGTCGCCAAGGGGCAGAGCGGCGTGCAGGTGCAGACGGGCAACGTCTCGCTCTACCCGACGACCAATCGGGACGGCAAGATCACGGCATGGCGCGGCCGCACCGAGTTGCAGATGACGTCGAGAGATTTCGGCGCGGCGTCGCGACTCGCGAGCCAGATCTCGAATCAGATGCAAATGGACGGCGTGTCGTTCTCGCTCTCGCGTGAAGCACAGGAGAAGACTCAGGCCGAGCTGACCAACCAGGCCATTCAGGCGTTCCGCGATCAGGCGCAGAACAACACGAAGGCCTTCGGCTACAGCAGCTATACGATCCGTCAGGTGCAGGTCGGCTCGAATGCTCCGATGATGCCGCGTCCGTACGCGATGAAGGCTATGGCCATGAGCGCCGACGCCGCTGCCGCGCCGCCGATGCAACTCGAAGGCGGCAAGACACAAGTGACCGTGACGGTTTCGGGCACCGTGCAAATGAAGTAA
- a CDS encoding malonate--CoA ligase, which yields MTQDANLYRLFAERFPADKSACAIETPEGLYYSWDDLEHASARIANLLASLDLAPGARIAVQVEKSPEALLLYLATLRAGFVYLPLNTAYREAEIAYFVGNAEPDVVVCSPANFGWVSKIAFTNGAKHVYTLGDDRTGSLLERAAWFGDTFETVPRSPDDLAAILYTSGTTGRSKGAMLSHGNLASNTRVLHAFWGWGEREGGDVLLHALPIFHVHGLFVASHAALYSGSKMIWLSKFDAREVLHQLSRATVFMGVPTYYVRLLAEPGLTRDACRNVRLFISGSAPLLRETFDAFRERTGHTILERYGMSETIMLVSNPYHGNAASVRRAGTVGVPLPEVTVRVVGDDGLPCAQGDIGHIQVKGPNVFAGYWRMPEKTAEEFTADGFFKTGDVGKFDEDGYVHIVGRSKDLIISGGYNVYPKEIEGFIDEMDGVAESAVIGVPHPDFGEAVVAVIVPRDGAPAPDERTVIDALKQRIANFKVPKRVHVVAELPRNTMGKVQKNLLRERFK from the coding sequence ATGACGCAAGACGCCAACCTCTACCGACTCTTTGCCGAACGTTTCCCCGCCGACAAATCGGCGTGCGCCATTGAGACGCCCGAAGGGCTTTACTACAGTTGGGACGACCTCGAGCACGCGAGCGCACGCATTGCGAACCTGCTCGCGAGTCTCGATCTGGCGCCCGGTGCGCGTATCGCCGTGCAGGTCGAGAAGTCGCCCGAAGCACTGTTGCTCTACCTCGCCACGCTACGCGCGGGGTTCGTCTACTTGCCGCTCAACACGGCTTATCGTGAAGCAGAGATCGCGTATTTCGTCGGGAACGCTGAGCCGGACGTCGTAGTGTGCAGCCCGGCGAATTTCGGCTGGGTTTCGAAGATCGCGTTCACAAACGGGGCGAAACACGTCTACACCCTGGGCGACGATCGGACGGGCTCGCTGCTGGAGCGCGCGGCGTGGTTCGGCGATACCTTCGAGACAGTGCCGCGCTCGCCCGACGACCTCGCCGCCATTCTCTACACCTCGGGCACGACGGGCCGCAGCAAGGGCGCGATGCTCTCGCACGGCAACCTTGCGAGCAACACGCGCGTGTTGCACGCGTTCTGGGGCTGGGGCGAGCGCGAAGGGGGCGACGTGCTGCTGCACGCGCTGCCGATTTTCCATGTGCACGGTCTGTTCGTCGCGAGCCATGCTGCCTTGTATTCGGGCAGCAAGATGATCTGGCTGTCGAAGTTCGATGCGCGCGAAGTGTTGCATCAACTGTCGCGCGCCACGGTGTTCATGGGCGTGCCAACTTACTACGTGCGGCTATTGGCGGAGCCGGGACTCACGCGCGACGCGTGCCGCAACGTACGGTTGTTCATTTCGGGTTCGGCACCGCTGTTGCGCGAGACGTTCGATGCTTTTCGCGAACGCACCGGGCACACGATTCTGGAGCGCTACGGCATGTCGGAGACGATCATGCTCGTCTCGAACCCGTACCACGGCAATGCCGCGAGTGTGCGCCGCGCCGGCACCGTCGGCGTGCCGCTGCCGGAGGTGACGGTTCGCGTGGTGGGCGATGACGGCCTGCCGTGCGCGCAGGGTGACATCGGCCATATTCAGGTGAAAGGGCCGAACGTGTTTGCCGGGTATTGGCGCATGCCGGAAAAGACGGCAGAAGAATTTACGGCCGACGGGTTCTTCAAGACGGGCGACGTGGGCAAGTTCGACGAGGACGGTTACGTGCACATCGTGGGCCGCTCGAAGGACCTCATCATCTCCGGCGGATACAACGTCTATCCGAAGGAGATCGAGGGCTTTATCGACGAAATGGACGGTGTGGCGGAGTCGGCTGTGATTGGCGTACCGCATCCGGACTTCGGCGAAGCGGTGGTGGCGGTGATCGTGCCGCGCGACGGGGCGCCGGCACCCGATGAGCGCACCGTGATCGACGCACTCAAGCAACGCATCGCCAATTTCAAAGTGCCCAAGCGGGTGCACGTCGTCGCGGAATTGCCCCGCAACACGATGGGCAAGGTGCAGAAGAACCTGTTGCGCGAGCGCTTCAAATAA
- a CDS encoding enoyl-CoA hydratase/isomerase family protein, which yields METRVSEVLRDDSSLDEGWVTLTLSNPGKLNAISVAMWRALRAHLQALDEDSRVRAIVIRGAQGNFAAGADIEEFPVERGSYDTLRRYHGEVIGPTLDALARCRHPSVALIEGVCVGGGLEIAAHCDLRIAGEGARFGVPINKLGFPMAPGELRGVLALAGRAVTLEILLEGRVFGAAEAREKGLLTRVVADEALEEASYTCARRLAAGAPLAAQLNKWLIARLAPPVPPLSEAEWQKAFSYWDSHDHREGVAAFLEKRPPDFRGR from the coding sequence ATGGAGACACGTGTGAGTGAAGTCCTGCGCGACGACAGTTCGCTTGACGAGGGTTGGGTCACACTGACGCTATCGAATCCCGGCAAGCTCAACGCCATTTCGGTGGCGATGTGGCGCGCGTTACGTGCGCATTTGCAGGCGCTTGACGAGGACTCCCGCGTGCGGGCCATTGTCATTCGCGGTGCGCAGGGCAACTTCGCAGCGGGCGCCGATATCGAGGAGTTTCCGGTCGAGCGCGGCAGCTACGATACGTTGCGCCGCTATCACGGCGAGGTGATCGGGCCCACGCTCGACGCGCTGGCGCGTTGCCGGCACCCGAGCGTTGCGTTGATCGAAGGCGTTTGCGTGGGCGGCGGTCTGGAGATCGCCGCGCATTGCGATCTGCGTATCGCCGGGGAAGGTGCGCGGTTCGGCGTGCCGATCAACAAGCTAGGCTTTCCGATGGCGCCCGGCGAACTGCGTGGCGTGCTGGCGCTCGCGGGGCGCGCGGTCACGCTCGAGATCTTGCTCGAAGGGCGCGTGTTCGGTGCGGCGGAAGCGCGCGAGAAAGGGTTGCTCACGCGTGTGGTCGCTGATGAAGCACTCGAAGAAGCGAGCTACACTTGCGCCCGGCGCCTCGCAGCCGGTGCACCGCTTGCGGCGCAATTGAACAAGTGGCTGATCGCCCGGCTTGCACCGCCGGTGCCGCCGTTGTCCGAGGCGGAATGGCAGAAAGCCTTCTCTTATTGGGACTCGCACGATCACCGCGAGGGCGTGGCGGCGTTCCTCGAGAAGCGGCCGCCCGATTTCCGTGGGCGCTGA